One segment of Micromonospora parathelypteridis DNA contains the following:
- a CDS encoding protein-tyrosine phosphatase family protein — protein MTDAQPWSEQSGVLVLPGGATVRGRRIGAAASPADFALLLAPGPEPTWSYRRIRWPDFWVPVDRADALDALRVALRRAQDGERVEVACRGGVGRTGTALAALAILDGLPVERAVPWVRAGYHPKAVETPWQRRWLRRVS, from the coding sequence GTGACTGATGCTCAGCCGTGGTCGGAGCAGTCGGGCGTACTCGTGCTTCCCGGTGGAGCGACGGTGCGCGGACGCCGTATCGGCGCGGCTGCCTCGCCTGCCGACTTCGCCCTGCTGTTGGCGCCCGGCCCGGAGCCCACCTGGTCGTATCGGCGGATCCGGTGGCCCGACTTCTGGGTACCTGTCGATCGGGCGGATGCCCTCGATGCCCTGCGGGTGGCGCTGCGGCGGGCGCAGGACGGTGAGCGTGTCGAGGTTGCCTGCCGGGGTGGGGTCGGGCGTACCGGAACGGCGTTGGCGGCGTTGGCGATCCTCGACGGCCTGCCGGTGGAGCGGGCGGTGCCGTGGGTCCGGGCGGGTTACCACCCGAAGGCGGTGGAGACTCCCTGGCAGCGACGCTGGCTGCGCCGCGTCTCCTAG
- a CDS encoding ATP-binding cassette domain-containing protein: MTQPAWSAADSHDMIEVRGARENNLANVSVDIPKRRLTVFTGVSGSGKSSLVFGTIAAESQRMINETYSAFLQSFMPNLNRPDVDSLRNLSAAIVVDQERMGVNSRSTVGTATDAYAMLRIVFSRLGVPSVGGAGAFSFNLAEGMCPTCEGLGRVSDLDVNELVDVERSLNDGAITVPNFAVDSWYWQTIVGSGLFDPDVKLQDFTPQQWEDFLHKPSTKIKVGSNNWTYEGLAVKVKRLILAKDRESMQPHIRAFVDRAVTFTTCGDCHGTRLNAAALSARIAGRNIAECSAMQISDLAAFVRGVDDPAVAPLIANLRELLESLVEIGLGYLSLDRESATLSGGEAQRVKMVRHLGSSLSDVTYVFDEPTVGLHPHDIARMNDLLLRLRDKGNTVLVVEHKPETIAIADHVVDLGPGAGADGGRICFTGDVPSLRRSDTLTGRHLDHRVTLRDQVRPPAGQLAIRQADLHNLRDVDVDIPLGVLTVVTGVAGSGKSSLIHGSLRGRSGVVIVDQSPIRGSRRSNPATYSGLLDSIRTAFAKANGVKAALFSANSEGACPACKGIGLIYTDLAMMAGVASVCERCEGRRFTDEVLTYTLRGKNISQVLAMSVTEAYAFFPSGPAHLVLGRLVDVGLGYLSLGQPLTTLSGGERQRLKLAIHLAEKTTTYVLDEPTTGLHLADVDQLLALLDRMVDTGNTVIVIEHHQAVMAHADWLIDLGPGAGHDGGHIVFTGTPAELVTHGDTLTAHHLREYVGAPAQTAQA; encoded by the coding sequence ATGACGCAGCCAGCATGGTCCGCCGCCGACAGCCACGACATGATCGAGGTACGCGGAGCGCGGGAGAACAATCTCGCCAACGTCTCGGTCGACATCCCCAAGCGCCGGTTGACCGTCTTCACCGGTGTCTCCGGGTCGGGCAAGTCGTCACTGGTCTTCGGCACCATCGCCGCAGAGTCCCAGCGCATGATCAACGAGACCTACAGCGCGTTCCTCCAGTCGTTCATGCCGAACCTCAACCGGCCCGACGTCGACTCGCTGCGCAACCTCAGCGCGGCCATCGTCGTCGACCAGGAGCGGATGGGCGTCAACTCCCGCTCCACCGTCGGCACCGCCACCGACGCGTACGCGATGCTGCGGATCGTCTTCAGCCGGCTCGGCGTGCCGTCGGTGGGCGGAGCGGGGGCGTTCAGCTTCAACCTCGCCGAGGGCATGTGCCCCACCTGCGAAGGACTGGGCCGGGTCTCCGACCTCGATGTGAACGAGTTGGTGGACGTCGAACGCTCCCTCAACGACGGCGCCATCACCGTGCCCAACTTCGCGGTCGACTCCTGGTACTGGCAGACCATCGTCGGCTCCGGCCTGTTCGACCCGGACGTCAAGCTGCAGGACTTCACCCCACAACAGTGGGAGGACTTCCTCCACAAACCGTCCACGAAGATCAAGGTGGGCAGCAACAACTGGACGTACGAGGGCCTGGCGGTCAAGGTCAAGCGGCTCATCCTGGCCAAGGACCGCGAGTCGATGCAACCGCACATCCGCGCCTTCGTCGACCGGGCCGTCACCTTCACCACCTGCGGCGACTGCCACGGCACCCGACTCAACGCGGCGGCCCTGTCGGCACGGATCGCCGGGCGAAACATCGCGGAATGCTCGGCCATGCAGATCAGCGACCTGGCCGCGTTCGTCCGGGGCGTCGACGACCCGGCGGTGGCACCGCTGATCGCCAACCTGCGGGAACTGCTGGAGTCGCTGGTCGAGATCGGACTGGGCTACCTCAGCCTCGACCGTGAGTCGGCAACCCTGTCCGGTGGCGAGGCGCAACGGGTGAAGATGGTCCGACACCTCGGCTCCAGCCTCTCCGACGTCACGTACGTCTTCGACGAACCCACCGTCGGCCTGCACCCGCACGACATCGCCCGGATGAACGACCTGCTGCTGCGGCTGCGCGACAAGGGCAACACCGTGCTGGTGGTGGAGCACAAACCGGAAACCATCGCGATCGCCGACCACGTGGTCGACCTCGGACCGGGCGCCGGCGCCGACGGTGGTCGGATCTGCTTCACCGGCGACGTGCCCAGCCTGCGCCGCTCCGACACGCTCACCGGCCGGCATCTGGACCACCGGGTGACCCTGCGCGACCAGGTACGCCCACCGGCCGGACAACTCGCCATCCGCCAGGCCGACCTGCACAACCTGCGCGACGTGGACGTCGACATCCCCCTCGGGGTGCTCACCGTGGTCACCGGCGTTGCCGGCTCCGGCAAGAGCTCACTGATCCACGGGTCGCTGCGCGGCCGCTCCGGGGTCGTGATCGTCGACCAGTCCCCGATCCGCGGGTCACGACGCAGCAACCCGGCAACCTACAGCGGGCTGCTCGACTCGATCCGTACCGCCTTCGCCAAGGCCAACGGGGTAAAGGCGGCGCTGTTCAGCGCCAACTCCGAGGGCGCCTGCCCCGCCTGCAAGGGGATCGGGCTGATCTACACGGACCTGGCGATGATGGCCGGCGTCGCCAGCGTCTGCGAACGGTGCGAGGGGCGGCGGTTCACCGACGAGGTGCTCACGTACACACTGCGCGGCAAGAACATCAGCCAGGTGCTGGCCATGTCGGTCACCGAGGCGTACGCCTTCTTCCCCAGCGGGCCGGCGCACCTCGTCCTCGGTCGGCTGGTCGACGTCGGGCTGGGCTACCTCAGCCTCGGTCAGCCGCTGACCACCCTGTCGGGCGGGGAACGGCAACGACTCAAGCTCGCCATCCACCTCGCGGAGAAGACCACCACGTACGTACTGGACGAGCCGACCACCGGCCTGCACCTGGCCGACGTGGACCAACTGTTGGCCCTGCTCGACCGGATGGTCGACACCGGAAACACGGTGATCGTCATCGAGCACCACCAGGCGGTCATGGCCCACGCGGACTGGCTCATCGACCTCGGCCCAGGCGCCGGACACGATGGCGGCCACATCGTCTTCACCGGCACGCCCGCCGAGCTGGTCACCCACGGCGACACGCTCACCGCCCACCACCTACGCGAGTACGTCGGCGCACCGGCGCAGACCGCCCAGGCCTAG
- a CDS encoding MerR family transcriptional regulator yields the protein MDIAPEDRLRAVDLAATVGISVQQVRNYVELGVLPPVRRTASGYRIFTTEHARALAVARRLAEGHGWSRTREILAAVHRGDLPAALAALDGGHAELNRERAEIRRVLGAFETVLASPPQARPAPRRGVRIGEVAALVGVRTSQLRLWEERELLRPSRTPGTNYRVYDEAELRAAQVIALLRRGAYPFEIIEAVLGELRSTGSAQRVRAELARREQELHARSLRRLRGSAALHDYLRGRGDVG from the coding sequence GTGGACATCGCCCCGGAGGATCGGCTGCGGGCCGTGGACCTGGCGGCCACCGTCGGGATCTCGGTGCAGCAGGTGCGCAACTACGTCGAGCTGGGTGTGCTGCCGCCGGTGCGGCGCACCGCGAGCGGGTACCGGATCTTCACGACCGAGCACGCACGGGCGCTGGCCGTGGCGCGCCGGCTGGCCGAGGGGCACGGCTGGAGCCGTACCCGGGAGATCCTGGCGGCGGTGCACCGGGGCGACCTGCCGGCGGCCCTCGCGGCGCTCGACGGCGGCCATGCCGAGTTGAACCGGGAACGCGCCGAGATCCGCCGGGTGCTCGGCGCCTTCGAGACCGTGCTGGCCAGCCCACCACAGGCCCGGCCGGCACCGCGCCGCGGCGTCCGCATCGGCGAGGTCGCCGCCCTGGTCGGGGTTCGGACCTCGCAGCTGCGGCTGTGGGAGGAGCGCGAACTGCTGCGGCCGAGCCGCACCCCGGGCACCAACTACCGGGTGTACGACGAGGCGGAGCTACGCGCCGCGCAGGTCATCGCGTTGCTACGCCGAGGCGCGTACCCGTTCGAGATCATCGAGGCGGTGCTGGGCGAACTTCGGAGCACCGGCAGCGCTCAGCGGGTCCGCGCCGAGCTTGCCCGCCGCGAGCAGGAGTTGCACGCCCGCAGCCTGCGTCGGCTGCGGGGGAGCGCCGCGCTGCACGACTACCTGCGTGGTCGCGGCGACGTAGGTTGA
- a CDS encoding D-alanyl-D-alanine carboxypeptidase family protein, translating to MRAALLAATASVILLAPAPVAAAGAPSGPTVRCPRVPAPAMSRPPRPSPPPAVPEQRVVGGAALDTAGLVVPAAAAAPPGITATSWLVADLDSGQVLGGCGPHEYGTPASVQKLLLAATMLPRLDPKQTVTVTAEDMNIEPGSSAVGLVKGGRYTIETIWLGLLLNSGNEAANALARLGGGGNDAADGVRAMNEQAHRLGALQTHAVTPSGLDGKGQFTSAYDLALIARACFAEPAFRRYALTKQTAIPAQPAQRTKGFQIQNENQLIYRYPGALGGKTGFTDLARHTYVGAAERDGRRLVVTLLGAEPAPKRGWEQGAALLDWGFTLPRDASVGRLVEPGELTATPSAAPSALAVPGGPRPAAASGPARTGSGWLWSVIAVSGAGVLVLLGGMLWRRRSRLP from the coding sequence ATGAGAGCTGCGCTGCTGGCCGCCACGGCGTCCGTCATCCTGCTCGCTCCCGCGCCGGTCGCCGCCGCGGGAGCGCCTTCCGGGCCCACGGTGCGATGCCCCCGGGTGCCGGCGCCGGCGATGTCCCGTCCGCCCCGGCCCTCGCCCCCGCCCGCCGTGCCCGAGCAGCGGGTGGTCGGCGGCGCGGCGCTGGACACGGCGGGGCTGGTCGTGCCGGCCGCCGCCGCCGCACCACCGGGGATCACGGCCACGTCGTGGCTGGTCGCCGACCTGGACAGCGGCCAGGTGCTCGGCGGCTGCGGCCCACACGAGTACGGCACCCCGGCCAGCGTGCAGAAGCTGCTGCTGGCGGCCACGATGCTGCCCCGACTGGACCCGAAGCAGACGGTCACCGTCACCGCGGAAGACATGAACATCGAGCCCGGATCATCCGCCGTCGGCCTGGTCAAGGGCGGTCGCTACACCATCGAGACCATCTGGCTCGGTCTGCTGCTCAACTCCGGCAACGAGGCGGCCAACGCGCTGGCCCGCCTCGGCGGCGGCGGGAACGACGCGGCCGACGGCGTACGCGCCATGAACGAGCAGGCACACCGGCTCGGCGCGCTCCAGACGCACGCGGTCACCCCGTCGGGGCTGGACGGCAAGGGTCAGTTCACCAGCGCGTACGACCTGGCGCTGATCGCCCGGGCCTGCTTCGCCGAGCCGGCCTTCCGCCGGTACGCGCTGACGAAGCAGACGGCGATCCCCGCCCAGCCAGCACAGCGCACCAAGGGTTTCCAGATCCAGAACGAGAACCAGCTCATCTACCGGTACCCGGGCGCGCTCGGCGGCAAGACCGGCTTCACCGACCTGGCCCGGCACACCTACGTGGGTGCCGCCGAACGCGACGGGCGACGGCTGGTGGTGACCCTGTTGGGTGCCGAACCGGCGCCGAAGCGCGGCTGGGAGCAGGGCGCGGCCCTGCTGGACTGGGGCTTCACGCTGCCTCGGGACGCGTCCGTCGGTCGGCTGGTCGAGCCGGGCGAGCTGACCGCCACGCCGTCGGCGGCGCCGTCCGCGCTGGCGGTGCCCGGTGGTCCTCGGCCGGCGGCGGCCAGCGGGCCGGCGCGTACCGGCTCGGGATGGTTGTGGTCGGTGATCGCGGTGAGCGGCGCGGGAGTGCTGGTGCTGTTGGGCGGGATGCTGTGGCGGCGTCGCAGTCGGCTGCCCTGA
- a CDS encoding peptidylprolyl isomerase: MSSELEPRPGVAAPRRPVRALSRLAGVTVLAGALVVGASATALAAPGPSADAVTASATAATAFDAATRPPRTTHGPCAYTQTPDEPAARPVPLPPDPRRTPARGSVRVTLATNHGPIGLTLDRATAPCTVQSFLHLVGKRFYDRTSCHRLTAYPTLSVLQCGDPSGTGEGGPGYRYRDELPTDLPPAPTDPTGERRVYARGVLAMANAGPDTNGSQFFLVYANSALRPNYTIFGEIDGAGLATLDRIAAGGVAPTAEDPAPVDGAPALPVDIRKAVRSHHH, translated from the coding sequence GTGTCGAGTGAACTCGAACCGCGCCCCGGTGTGGCGGCACCCCGCCGGCCGGTGCGCGCCCTGTCCCGCCTCGCGGGGGTGACCGTGCTCGCCGGTGCGCTGGTCGTCGGCGCGTCCGCCACCGCGCTCGCCGCGCCCGGCCCGTCGGCCGACGCGGTGACGGCGTCCGCCACGGCGGCCACCGCCTTCGACGCGGCCACCCGACCGCCGCGCACCACCCACGGCCCCTGCGCGTACACGCAGACTCCGGACGAACCCGCGGCCCGGCCGGTGCCGCTGCCGCCCGACCCGCGACGCACCCCGGCTCGGGGCAGCGTCCGGGTGACCTTGGCGACGAACCACGGGCCGATCGGGTTGACCCTCGACCGGGCCACCGCGCCGTGCACCGTGCAGAGCTTCCTGCACCTGGTCGGCAAGCGCTTCTACGACCGCACCTCGTGCCATCGGCTCACCGCGTATCCCACGCTGAGCGTGCTGCAGTGCGGTGACCCGTCCGGCACCGGCGAGGGTGGCCCGGGCTACCGGTACCGCGACGAACTGCCGACCGACCTGCCGCCGGCGCCGACCGACCCGACCGGGGAGCGTCGGGTGTACGCGCGGGGCGTGCTGGCCATGGCCAACGCCGGGCCGGACACCAACGGCAGCCAGTTCTTCCTGGTCTACGCGAACTCCGCGCTGCGCCCCAACTACACGATCTTCGGCGAGATCGACGGGGCCGGTCTGGCCACGCTGGACCGGATCGCCGCCGGGGGAGTGGCACCGACCGCCGAGGACCCGGCACCGGTCGACGGCGCGCCCGCGCTGCCGGTCGACATCCGCAAGGCCGTCCGCTCGCACCACCACTGA
- a CDS encoding LacI family DNA-binding transcriptional regulator, whose product MGADDGRRVTITAIAREAGVSVPTVSRVLNGRSDVAPDTRERVEELLRHHGYRRRTSRSVRRAGLVDLVFNDLDSPWAVEIIRGVEDVGHGAGVGTVVSAIHRQPTAARQWLQNLRTRATDGVIFVTSHLSPPLHAQLRRLNVPVVVVDPAGVPAMDVPTIGATNWAGGLAATEHLLAIGHRRIGFVAGPTSLLCSRARLDGYRAGLESAGVPVDDVLIHPGDFYHASGFAAGTALLDLADPPTGIFAASDQMAFGVYEAIRRRGLRVPDDVSVVGFDDLPEARWASPPLTTVRQPLVEMGRLAARTVLRLAQGEGIDSPRVELATELVVRDSTAPPTGSTGPS is encoded by the coding sequence GTGGGCGCGGACGACGGACGCAGGGTGACCATCACCGCGATCGCACGGGAGGCCGGGGTGTCGGTGCCGACCGTGTCACGGGTGCTCAACGGTCGCTCCGATGTGGCCCCGGACACCCGGGAGCGAGTCGAGGAGCTGCTGCGCCACCACGGCTACCGGCGTCGCACCAGCCGTAGCGTCCGCCGCGCCGGCCTCGTCGACCTGGTCTTCAACGACCTGGACAGCCCCTGGGCCGTGGAAATCATCCGAGGTGTGGAGGATGTCGGGCACGGCGCGGGCGTCGGCACGGTGGTCTCCGCGATCCACCGCCAGCCCACCGCGGCCCGGCAGTGGTTGCAGAACCTGCGCACCCGGGCCACCGACGGCGTCATCTTCGTCACCTCGCACCTGAGCCCACCGCTGCACGCCCAGCTGCGCCGCCTCAACGTGCCGGTGGTGGTCGTCGACCCGGCCGGCGTGCCGGCCATGGACGTGCCGACGATCGGCGCCACCAACTGGGCTGGCGGGCTCGCCGCGACCGAGCACCTGCTCGCGATCGGGCACCGGCGCATCGGCTTCGTGGCCGGGCCGACGAGTCTGCTGTGCAGTCGCGCGCGGCTCGACGGTTACCGGGCCGGGCTGGAGAGCGCCGGGGTGCCGGTGGACGACGTGCTGATCCACCCGGGCGACTTCTACCACGCCTCCGGGTTCGCCGCCGGGACCGCGCTGCTCGACCTCGCCGATCCGCCGACCGGCATCTTCGCCGCCAGTGACCAGATGGCCTTCGGCGTCTACGAGGCCATCCGGCGCCGAGGGCTACGCGTGCCGGACGACGTGAGCGTCGTCGGCTTCGACGACCTGCCGGAGGCCCGCTGGGCCTCACCACCGCTGACCACGGTGCGCCAGCCGTTGGTCGAGATGGGACGGTTGGCGGCACGGACCGTGCTGCGCCTGGCCCAGGGCGAGGGCATCGACTCGCCACGGGTGGAACTCGCCACGGAACTGGTCGTCCGCGACAGCACCGCCCCGCCGACCGGGTCGACTGGCCCGTCGTGA
- a CDS encoding acetylxylan esterase, translated as MYTDLPEEELRGYRGVVREPADFDDFWAGTLAEARSAGWPVRAEPVETGLASIDVLDVTFAGFAGQPVRAWLRVPRGADTALPTVVQFAGYGGGRGHPLENLLWVSAGFAHLQMDTRGQGSGWSRGDTPDLGAAGPEAPGVTTRGIADPKTYYYRRLITDAVRAVDAVRTLPVVDPTRVAVLGHSQGGGLALAAGALAPGVRAVVAFVPFLCDIPRAVVTTAARPYREIRDYLAIHRSAEEQVLTTLAYIDGVNFARRCRRPARYSVALMDDIVPPSTVYAAVNTHAGPTELAVWRYNGHEAGGIDDDEAALVFLREHLKG; from the coding sequence ATGTACACCGATCTACCTGAGGAAGAGCTGCGCGGCTACCGCGGGGTGGTCCGGGAACCAGCGGACTTCGACGACTTCTGGGCTGGCACCCTGGCGGAGGCCCGGAGTGCTGGCTGGCCGGTGCGGGCCGAGCCGGTCGAAACCGGGCTGGCCAGCATCGACGTACTCGACGTGACCTTCGCAGGTTTCGCGGGCCAGCCCGTGCGAGCCTGGCTGCGGGTGCCTCGCGGCGCCGACACGGCGCTGCCAACCGTGGTCCAGTTCGCCGGCTACGGCGGCGGGCGCGGGCACCCGTTGGAGAACCTGCTCTGGGTGTCGGCCGGGTTCGCGCACCTGCAGATGGACACCCGGGGCCAGGGCTCGGGATGGAGCCGGGGTGACACCCCGGACCTCGGCGCGGCCGGTCCGGAGGCGCCCGGGGTGACCACCCGGGGCATCGCCGACCCGAAGACCTACTACTACCGGCGGCTGATCACCGATGCGGTCCGGGCGGTGGACGCCGTCCGGACCCTGCCGGTGGTCGACCCGACCCGGGTGGCGGTGCTCGGGCACAGCCAGGGCGGCGGGTTGGCGCTCGCGGCCGGCGCGTTGGCCCCCGGGGTACGGGCGGTGGTCGCATTCGTGCCGTTCCTCTGCGACATCCCGCGCGCGGTGGTGACCACCGCCGCCCGCCCCTACCGGGAGATCCGCGACTACCTGGCGATCCACCGGAGCGCCGAGGAGCAGGTGCTGACCACCCTGGCGTACATCGACGGGGTCAACTTCGCCCGACGCTGCCGCCGCCCGGCGCGGTACTCGGTGGCGTTGATGGACGACATCGTGCCGCCGTCGACGGTCTACGCGGCGGTCAACACCCACGCCGGACCCACCGAGTTGGCGGTGTGGCGGTACAACGGCCACGAGGCCGGCGGGATCGACGACGACGAGGCGGCGCTGGTCTTCCTGCGCGAACACCTCAAGGGCTGA
- a CDS encoding M15 family metallopeptidase yields MRYRLAVVLALAVLLGGCSRPEPRPAPAAPQPTPVSPTPASSASAADRLPGFVVLTDFDPRVHADIRYATAHNFVGRPITAYPEPLCLLTRQAAEALRRVQDAALAGGHSLKVYDCYRPQPAVDDFVAWSKSPGEQQTKAEFYPDVAKNRLFAQGYIGAPTAHSRGSTMDLTLVDEPAASQPPYRVGQPLVACTAPRAQRFPDNSIDMGTGFDCFDARAHTADPRVTPTARDNRRLLQRLMTDAGFVNYELEWWHYSLRDEPYPDTFFTAPVARSSIG; encoded by the coding sequence GTGCGCTACCGCCTCGCCGTCGTGCTCGCGCTCGCCGTGCTGCTCGGTGGTTGCTCGCGGCCGGAGCCCCGCCCCGCGCCGGCCGCGCCGCAACCGACGCCGGTGAGCCCCACCCCCGCCTCGTCGGCGTCCGCGGCGGACCGGCTGCCGGGGTTCGTGGTGCTGACCGACTTCGACCCGCGCGTCCACGCCGACATCCGGTACGCCACCGCCCACAACTTCGTCGGCCGCCCGATCACCGCGTATCCGGAGCCGCTCTGCCTGCTCACCCGACAGGCCGCCGAGGCGCTGCGCCGGGTGCAGGACGCCGCGCTCGCCGGTGGGCACAGCCTCAAGGTGTACGACTGCTACCGCCCGCAGCCGGCGGTGGACGACTTCGTCGCCTGGTCCAAGAGCCCCGGCGAGCAGCAGACCAAGGCCGAGTTCTATCCGGATGTGGCCAAGAACCGGCTCTTCGCCCAGGGTTACATCGGGGCGCCCACCGCGCACAGTCGGGGCAGCACCATGGACCTGACCCTGGTCGACGAGCCCGCCGCCAGCCAACCCCCGTACCGGGTCGGGCAACCACTTGTCGCCTGCACCGCGCCACGGGCGCAGCGCTTCCCCGACAACAGCATCGACATGGGTACGGGCTTCGACTGTTTCGACGCCCGCGCGCACACCGCCGACCCTCGCGTCACTCCGACGGCGCGGGACAACCGTCGGTTGTTGCAGCGGCTGATGACCGACGCCGGATTCGTCAACTACGAACTCGAGTGGTGGCACTACAGCCTCCGCGATGAGCCGTACCCGGACACGTTCTTCACCGCGCCGGTCGCCCGCTCCTCGATCGGCTGA
- a CDS encoding spore photoproduct lyase family protein, with product MTSPDVVNVDQPLAVDVPAAPHDASGERVPTRDLTSLAPPARSARRWTPGRVVATPAALEHPHGQRIVELVQAQGIEVEHLRSNRLTGVRGQTDRETYARAKATMAIVVSPPSRRALQPIAPSADWRVDLAEGCPAHCQYCYLAGSLSGPPVTRVYADLEDILGGLAAYAGRGTVTSRNARRADEGTTFEASCYTDPLALEHLTGSWRRAVQHFADWDAPVQLRWTTKYADVETFVGLPHAGRTRVRFSVNCAPVSERFEGGTARVPDRLAALRRLALDGYPVGLTIAPIIALPDWRERYGELLDQVRAAVDGVPELDLTAELITHRFTPGSKEVLLGWYPRTRLEMDEESRSRKHGKFGAVKYVYPRDTMAELREWFHAELAARVPACRILYWT from the coding sequence GTGACCAGCCCGGATGTGGTGAACGTCGACCAGCCGCTCGCCGTGGACGTGCCCGCCGCGCCGCACGACGCGAGCGGAGAGCGGGTGCCGACTCGCGACCTGACCAGCCTCGCGCCGCCGGCCAGGTCGGCGCGCCGTTGGACCCCGGGCCGGGTGGTCGCCACGCCGGCCGCGTTGGAGCACCCGCACGGCCAGCGGATCGTCGAACTGGTGCAGGCACAGGGCATCGAGGTGGAACACCTGCGCTCCAACCGACTGACCGGGGTACGCGGGCAGACCGACCGGGAGACGTACGCGCGGGCCAAGGCGACCATGGCGATCGTGGTGAGCCCACCCTCACGACGCGCCCTGCAACCCATCGCGCCGAGCGCCGACTGGCGGGTCGACCTGGCCGAGGGCTGCCCCGCACACTGCCAGTACTGCTACCTCGCCGGATCGCTGTCCGGCCCGCCGGTGACCCGGGTGTACGCGGACCTCGAGGACATCCTGGGCGGGCTGGCCGCGTACGCCGGGCGTGGAACGGTGACCAGCCGCAACGCACGGCGCGCCGACGAGGGCACCACCTTCGAGGCGTCCTGCTACACGGACCCGCTGGCGTTGGAGCACCTGACCGGGAGTTGGCGGCGGGCGGTGCAACACTTCGCCGACTGGGACGCGCCGGTGCAGTTGCGCTGGACCACCAAGTACGCCGACGTGGAGACCTTCGTCGGGCTGCCGCACGCCGGTCGGACCCGGGTCCGGTTCAGCGTCAACTGCGCCCCGGTCAGCGAGCGGTTCGAGGGCGGCACTGCCCGGGTGCCGGACCGACTGGCCGCGCTGCGCCGGCTCGCCCTCGACGGTTACCCGGTCGGGCTGACCATCGCGCCGATCATCGCGCTGCCTGACTGGCGGGAGCGCTACGGCGAGTTGCTCGACCAGGTCCGCGCGGCGGTCGACGGGGTGCCGGAGTTGGACCTGACCGCCGAGCTGATCACGCACCGGTTCACCCCGGGCAGCAAGGAGGTGCTGCTCGGCTGGTACCCGCGTACCCGCCTGGAGATGGACGAGGAGTCTCGCAGTCGCAAACACGGCAAGTTCGGCGCGGTGAAGTACGTCTACCCGCGCGACACCATGGCCGAGCTGCGCGAGTGGTTCCACGCCGAGCTCGCGGCGCGCGTGCCGGCCTGCCGGATCCTCTACTGGACCTGA